A window of the Isosphaera pallida ATCC 43644 genome harbors these coding sequences:
- the lpxD gene encoding UDP-3-O-(3-hydroxymyristoyl)glucosamine N-acyltransferase encodes MIPDSSTLAAGTSHPVAEQTTALPTAALPAMTLGELADRLGGRLVDTQTASVPLVGAKPIHEAGPGELTFLDGDKNLPLWKSCRAAAVLVNPRFIPPEGCRAIPRLEVDDPLMAFAEAVLLFRRPPPASFQGIHPQAIVAQSARLGENVTIHPGAVIGERVELGENVVIHPGAVVQDDCKLGRDCVIHPRAVLYPGVILGDRVVVHAGAVLGGDGFGYRFHQGRHLKVPQLGGLVVGDDVEIGCNTTIDRGTFGDTKIGAGTKIDNLVQIGHNTSIGRHNLICGLVGIAGSCATGDHVVLAGQVGLRDHITIGSRAVIGAQAGVSRDIKPDASVVGSPAIPDKEFKAIYAASLRLPRLPNQLREIFERLDRLEASSLSSKIHADVNRNGDADAGSQDDPPAESQPA; translated from the coding sequence GTGATCCCCGACTCCTCCACCCTCGCCGCGGGTACCTCTCATCCGGTCGCCGAACAAACCACCGCCCTTCCCACCGCTGCGCTGCCCGCGATGACGTTGGGTGAGTTGGCCGATCGGCTGGGAGGCCGCCTTGTGGACACCCAAACCGCGTCGGTCCCGCTGGTTGGGGCCAAACCCATCCACGAGGCCGGTCCCGGCGAGTTGACCTTCCTTGACGGCGACAAGAACCTACCCCTCTGGAAAAGCTGCCGGGCGGCAGCAGTTCTAGTTAACCCCCGCTTCATCCCTCCCGAAGGATGCCGCGCCATCCCGCGGCTTGAAGTGGACGATCCCCTGATGGCCTTCGCCGAGGCGGTCCTGCTGTTCCGACGTCCCCCGCCCGCCTCGTTCCAGGGCATCCATCCCCAGGCGATTGTGGCCCAATCGGCCCGGCTAGGCGAAAATGTCACTATCCATCCCGGCGCGGTGATCGGCGAGCGGGTCGAACTAGGTGAGAATGTGGTCATTCACCCCGGCGCGGTGGTTCAAGACGATTGCAAACTCGGCCGCGACTGCGTGATTCATCCCCGCGCGGTGCTTTATCCCGGCGTGATTCTGGGCGACCGCGTCGTAGTCCACGCTGGGGCGGTTTTAGGCGGCGACGGCTTCGGCTATCGCTTCCACCAGGGTCGCCACCTCAAAGTTCCTCAACTTGGCGGTTTGGTCGTAGGCGACGACGTGGAAATCGGCTGCAACACCACCATCGACCGCGGCACCTTCGGCGACACCAAAATCGGCGCGGGCACCAAGATCGACAACCTGGTGCAAATTGGCCACAACACCTCGATTGGCCGACACAACCTAATTTGCGGCCTCGTGGGCATCGCGGGTAGTTGCGCCACCGGCGACCATGTGGTGTTGGCCGGTCAGGTTGGGCTGCGCGATCATATCACGATCGGCTCTCGGGCAGTGATCGGCGCGCAGGCGGGCGTCTCGCGCGACATCAAGCCGGACGCCTCGGTCGTCGGCAGTCCGGCGATCCCGGACAAAGAGTTCAAGGCGATCTATGCCGCCTCGTTGCGGCTTCCCCGCCTGCCCAACCAGCTTCGCGAGATTTTCGAGCGGCTTGATCGTCTAGAGGCGTCCAGCCTCTCCAGCAAGATCCATGCCGATGTGAATCGAAATGGTGATGCTGACGCCGGTTCTCAGGACGATCCCCCCGCCGAATCGCAACCAGCGTGA
- a CDS encoding ATP-binding protein, with protein sequence MSRILLSLSMLGMLAGAALVSWLLIPIVGWTNASLVWLPAIVATTWRHGATGGIIATALSTLIVACLPILHMDANESPSESPLQELNLPLFASVGLATAIFARPGGAIGKLARSWRRRSSTSVTTRPATRIRDWNPLYTTDHGEIDRNARIDLVFSVTTDPIAYVDDSGALVTANAEFLVLTTPGERSAPPIGRPWRSWFRGDDLAAIDQAIRQARQWGRAIAAVRLARSDGSEREIDLVVIADHDPNDRFGAGLFLVLKDHTELRDTQSKLERRDHLLRTVGDHLPETALFQVESSPQGQFRLTHLTQGVETILGLNPDQCLNDYQCLLEKIHPEDRAGFLQALRSSALTLNDVRCELRVYDSQSALHWVWVHITARRSADGTTLWDGFLFDLTSRKIAEQELRAANQRLESFLDHAPYLAWITDEHERLLYLNHPYRQILGLRDDSPAGRTLAEVFGEEKAKACRAANRHLLETNQPFESINTITTADGEERVYLSHKFPLPPEASGNGPRLVAGTSLDITQRQRLEQELQRARAEAIEASRVKSQFLANLSHEIRTPIASVIGLIDLLSTSELSEAEREETTSLLRLAAEHLSSMVNDVLDLSKIEAGRMTLEWSPTDPCQVIRAALNLLAIQARARGIELVMEPLDQSEPSPPSICTDPTRLRQILVNLISNAIKFSERGGRVTVRYGPRIEEDSRWLVIDVVDQGIGIAPDQIERLFTPYTQADETSQRRHGGTGLGLAISRRLAEQLGGELHVRSQVGVGSTFTLTLPCPKEASAFEPSISPSENSKNSDFDSAWNPDDSMVPSLSRPPASLVNGNGSFPIRPAADIAHSTNRITASTTQHSDPSPSDPPSARVLIVEDNPSIRRILIHYLKRARPPLEITAVEDGIKAIEAAQQTLYDLILMDLHMPHLDGVSAMRNLRSQGYSGAIVALTADSLTAQRETCIGLGFDDYLTKPISPDRLNQAIRQRLAACRTRSAGNASGQAEPAATKLVETGSRATNFDRSVNQPRAGFNSG encoded by the coding sequence ATGTCACGCATCCTATTATCGCTCTCGATGCTCGGGATGCTCGCCGGGGCCGCCTTGGTGAGTTGGCTCCTGATTCCGATCGTGGGCTGGACGAATGCCTCGTTGGTTTGGCTGCCCGCGATCGTGGCGACGACCTGGCGTCACGGCGCAACTGGCGGAATCATCGCCACCGCGCTTTCCACGCTCATCGTGGCCTGTCTACCGATCCTCCACATGGATGCGAACGAGTCGCCATCGGAGTCCCCCCTTCAGGAGCTCAACCTGCCGCTATTCGCTTCGGTCGGTCTGGCGACGGCGATCTTCGCCCGTCCCGGAGGAGCGATCGGCAAACTGGCTAGATCATGGCGTCGGCGAAGTTCAACGAGCGTGACGACCCGCCCGGCAACCCGAATCCGGGACTGGAACCCGCTCTACACCACGGATCATGGCGAAATCGATCGAAACGCCCGCATTGATCTGGTCTTCAGCGTGACGACCGATCCCATCGCCTATGTGGATGATTCCGGGGCACTGGTGACTGCCAACGCCGAGTTCCTCGTGTTGACGACTCCTGGTGAGAGGTCCGCTCCACCGATCGGACGCCCCTGGCGATCTTGGTTTCGCGGCGACGATTTGGCCGCGATCGACCAAGCGATCCGTCAGGCGCGTCAGTGGGGCCGGGCCATCGCTGCAGTGAGGTTGGCGCGATCGGATGGGTCCGAGCGGGAGATCGATCTGGTCGTCATCGCCGACCACGACCCGAACGATCGTTTCGGAGCCGGTCTGTTCTTGGTCCTGAAAGACCATACCGAACTTCGGGACACCCAGTCCAAACTGGAACGCCGCGACCATCTTTTACGTACTGTCGGCGACCATCTGCCTGAAACGGCGTTGTTTCAGGTCGAGTCTTCTCCCCAGGGTCAATTTCGTTTGACACACCTCACTCAAGGTGTCGAAACGATCCTCGGACTAAACCCGGACCAATGCCTGAATGACTACCAATGCCTTCTCGAAAAGATTCACCCCGAGGACCGCGCGGGATTTCTCCAAGCCCTGCGATCATCGGCGCTTACCCTGAACGACGTGCGATGTGAACTGCGGGTTTACGACTCCCAAAGCGCTCTCCACTGGGTTTGGGTCCACATCACAGCTCGCCGATCCGCCGATGGGACCACCCTTTGGGACGGTTTTCTGTTCGATTTGACCTCGCGCAAAATCGCGGAACAAGAACTGCGAGCAGCCAACCAGCGGCTTGAATCCTTTTTGGACCACGCTCCCTACCTGGCATGGATCACTGACGAACACGAACGCCTGCTTTATCTGAACCACCCATACCGCCAGATTCTCGGCCTGCGGGACGATTCACCCGCGGGCCGCACCCTCGCGGAGGTCTTCGGCGAGGAGAAGGCTAAAGCGTGTCGCGCTGCCAATCGCCACTTGCTGGAGACAAACCAACCGTTCGAGTCCATCAACACGATCACAACCGCCGACGGCGAGGAGCGGGTCTATCTCTCGCACAAGTTTCCCCTGCCGCCCGAAGCCTCGGGAAATGGTCCTCGACTGGTGGCCGGCACCTCGTTGGACATCACCCAACGCCAGCGTTTGGAGCAGGAACTCCAGCGCGCCCGCGCTGAAGCGATCGAGGCCAGCCGGGTCAAGAGCCAGTTTCTGGCCAACCTCAGCCACGAGATCCGCACCCCGATCGCCTCGGTGATCGGTTTGATCGACTTGCTTTCGACCTCCGAGCTTAGCGAGGCCGAACGCGAGGAAACCACGTCGTTGTTGCGGCTGGCGGCCGAGCATCTCTCGTCGATGGTCAACGACGTGCTGGACCTCTCCAAGATCGAGGCGGGACGGATGACGCTGGAATGGTCGCCAACCGATCCATGTCAGGTTATCCGCGCAGCCCTGAATCTTCTGGCGATCCAGGCGCGGGCACGGGGGATCGAATTGGTGATGGAACCGCTCGACCAAAGCGAGCCGAGTCCTCCCAGCATCTGCACCGACCCGACGCGATTGCGGCAAATCTTGGTCAACCTGATCAGCAACGCGATCAAGTTCTCCGAGCGTGGCGGTCGGGTCACGGTTCGTTACGGCCCGCGAATCGAGGAGGACTCGCGTTGGCTGGTCATCGACGTGGTCGATCAGGGGATCGGGATCGCCCCCGACCAGATCGAACGCCTTTTCACCCCCTACACCCAGGCGGACGAGACCAGCCAACGACGCCACGGCGGCACCGGGCTGGGACTGGCCATCTCCCGCCGCCTGGCCGAACAGCTTGGCGGCGAGCTCCATGTCCGTAGCCAAGTCGGCGTTGGTTCGACCTTCACCCTCACCCTGCCCTGCCCCAAGGAAGCGTCCGCCTTTGAGCCCTCCATCTCTCCTTCAGAAAATTCAAAAAATTCAGATTTCGATTCGGCTTGGAATCCGGATGATTCTATGGTTCCCTCCTTGTCCAGACCCCCGGCGTCCCTCGTGAATGGGAATGGTTCGTTCCCGATCCGGCCTGCCGCCGACATCGCGCATTCAACCAACCGGATCACGGCATCGACGACCCAACACTCCGACCCTTCCCCTTCCGATCCTCCCAGCGCCCGTGTGTTGATCGTGGAGGATAACCCGTCGATCCGGCGCATTTTGATCCACTATCTCAAGCGCGCCCGTCCACCGCTTGAGATCACCGCGGTCGAGGATGGAATCAAAGCGATCGAGGCGGCTCAGCAGACCCTCTACGACTTGATCCTGATGGATCTTCACATGCCCCATCTCGACGGCGTTTCGGCGATGCGGAACCTCCGAAGCCAAGGGTACTCCGGCGCGATCGTGGCGCTGACGGCTGACTCCCTGACGGCTCAGCGGGAAACCTGCATCGGCTTGGGGTTCGACGATTACCTGACCAAACCGATCTCGCCGGATCGCTTGAACCAGGCGATCCGTCAACGTCTGGCCGCCTGCCGAACGCGCTCCGCTGGAAATGCCTCGGGACAGGCCGAACCCGCCGCGACCAAATTGGTGGAAACCGGATCCCGCGCGACCAATTTTGATCGGAGCGTCAATCAACCGCGCGCCGGATTCAACTCGGGTTGA
- a CDS encoding HAD-IA family hydrolase translates to MILFDVVGTVLVPNPPVWQVYREAAARQGVDLDPQTIKTRFQTAFAQDEARDRQLGSHPGWTTNETCERERWRRIVKETLGPLPDPDRAFEELWDEFARSDRWRCPEDARDALARLNQLGLAWGIASNFDGRLRRVLRGHPEFDALGLNKESPNPPGPPRLTISSEVGARKPDRRFFDRIRETAALLPERILFVGDDPLNDGEAARALGFRTVQIDRHAERDHLDDPIAPRVRDLRHLVDQLVPA, encoded by the coding sequence TTGATTCTGTTCGACGTGGTGGGCACCGTCCTGGTCCCCAATCCGCCGGTCTGGCAGGTCTATCGAGAGGCCGCGGCGCGTCAAGGCGTGGACCTGGACCCACAAACAATCAAGACCCGGTTCCAAACCGCCTTCGCCCAGGACGAGGCGCGGGACCGCCAACTTGGAAGCCACCCTGGTTGGACCACCAATGAAACCTGTGAACGCGAACGCTGGCGGCGGATCGTCAAGGAGACCCTCGGCCCCCTGCCCGATCCCGACCGCGCCTTTGAAGAGCTTTGGGACGAGTTCGCCCGTTCCGATCGCTGGCGCTGCCCCGAGGACGCCCGCGACGCTCTAGCGCGCCTGAATCAACTCGGTCTCGCCTGGGGTATCGCCTCCAACTTCGATGGACGACTCCGCCGCGTCCTGCGCGGGCATCCCGAATTCGACGCACTGGGTCTAAACAAGGAATCACCCAACCCACCCGGCCCGCCCCGTTTGACCATTTCCTCCGAAGTCGGCGCGCGCAAACCGGATCGCCGCTTCTTCGATCGGATCCGGGAAACCGCTGCTCTCCTCCCCGAACGCATCCTCTTCGTGGGCGACGATCCCCTCAACGATGGCGAAGCCGCCCGCGCCCTGGGCTTCCGCACCGTCCAAATCGATCGCCACGCCGAGAGGGATCATCTCGACGACCCCATCGCGCCCCGAGTCCGCGACCTTCGCCATCTCGTGGATCAACTCGTCCCCGCTTAA
- the tsaD gene encoding tRNA (adenosine(37)-N6)-threonylcarbamoyltransferase complex transferase subunit TsaD, protein MRLLAIETTCDETGVAVLEGPSPEEPWRVPRIRSSVVASQLDLHQRYGGVVPEIAARAHVRQILPVLRQALRESGVGLEEIGAVAVATRPGLVGALVVGLTVAKTLAWSLEVPLVEVDHLEGHLFACQLAFPERVAYPCVGLVVSGGHTSLYRCDGPIDATPLGGTIDDAAGEAFDKVASLLGLGYPGGPRIEALARSGNPRRFALPRSFLKEEERLEFSFSGLKTAVLYTLQGQPGPPSHPPEPSSPPPPEPGFLADLAASFQEAVVEVLVTKAAQATRRTGLRRLAVGGGVAANQRFREALEQMATREGIDLLIAPPALCTDNAAMAGVAFAKLQRGLVAPLDIDVTPGLVRPSRPSPPHSSTPPTSASCPNPGFSLDSPPRTNRST, encoded by the coding sequence ATGCGGCTGCTGGCGATCGAAACGACCTGCGACGAAACCGGCGTGGCAGTATTGGAGGGACCAAGTCCCGAGGAACCCTGGCGTGTCCCGCGGATTCGCTCCAGCGTGGTGGCCTCGCAACTCGACCTCCATCAGCGCTACGGCGGTGTGGTGCCGGAGATCGCCGCGCGGGCGCATGTGCGGCAGATTCTGCCAGTACTGCGCCAGGCGTTGAGGGAATCCGGCGTCGGTTTGGAGGAGATCGGGGCAGTCGCGGTAGCGACCCGTCCGGGACTGGTCGGGGCGTTGGTGGTAGGTCTGACGGTGGCCAAGACCCTGGCGTGGAGCCTGGAGGTTCCCCTCGTCGAGGTCGATCACCTGGAAGGACATCTTTTTGCCTGTCAACTCGCCTTTCCTGAGCGCGTGGCGTATCCCTGCGTGGGTCTGGTGGTGTCGGGCGGCCACACCAGTTTGTACCGTTGCGACGGGCCAATTGACGCGACCCCGCTGGGCGGTACGATCGACGACGCAGCGGGCGAAGCATTCGACAAGGTGGCCTCGCTGTTAGGTCTGGGCTACCCCGGCGGCCCCCGAATCGAAGCCCTAGCTCGGTCGGGCAACCCCCGACGCTTCGCCCTACCTCGGTCGTTTCTTAAAGAGGAGGAACGTCTGGAGTTCAGCTTCTCCGGCCTCAAAACCGCCGTGCTGTACACCCTCCAAGGTCAACCCGGCCCCCCTAGCCATCCTCCCGAACCCTCCTCACCCCCGCCGCCCGAACCAGGTTTCCTGGCCGACTTGGCTGCGAGCTTTCAGGAGGCGGTCGTCGAGGTGCTGGTGACCAAGGCGGCCCAGGCCACGCGGAGGACCGGCCTGCGCCGCCTGGCCGTCGGTGGCGGCGTGGCGGCCAATCAACGCTTCCGGGAGGCGTTGGAACAAATGGCGACCCGCGAAGGGATCGACCTGCTCATTGCCCCCCCCGCGCTTTGCACCGACAACGCCGCAATGGCCGGCGTCGCCTTCGCCAAACTCCAACGCGGCCTGGTCGCCCCCCTCGACATCGACGTGACCCCGGGACTTGTCCGACCAAGTCGCCCCTCCCCCCCCCACTCCTCAACTCCTCCAACCTCCGCATCATGCCCCAATCCAGGTTTTTCCTTAGACTCGCCTCCACGAACCAACCGATCGACTTGA
- a CDS encoding glycoside hydrolase family 5 protein, with the protein MSAIWILTCCLVGVDPASATVTPTPTNPSDIFKANARLGRGINLANALEAPVEGEWGVVLEADDFKNVKRAGFDSVRLPIKWSANAKTTPPYTIDPAFARRVDWAIGQATTNGLNIIINVHHYNEMDENPADHAERLKAIWKQIAERYKKRPDSVYFELYNEPHGNLDAARWNALIPELLRIIRATNPHRPVIVGPAEWNGIHALNSLKLPDDPNLIVTVHFYEPFHFTHQGAEWVEGSKDWLGITWTGTEEERKLITEKFDQALEFSRRTNRPIFVGEFGAYSKADEASRVRWTRFVVEQCQRCGFSWCYWELRAGFGAYDYDRKAWREPLRQALLESTSLDLTNPSRP; encoded by the coding sequence ATGAGCGCCATCTGGATTTTGACATGCTGCCTCGTTGGAGTCGATCCGGCTTCCGCCACCGTCACGCCAACCCCAACCAACCCGTCGGACATTTTCAAAGCCAACGCGCGGCTGGGGCGGGGAATCAACCTGGCCAACGCTCTGGAAGCCCCTGTCGAGGGGGAATGGGGCGTGGTTCTGGAAGCCGACGACTTCAAAAACGTCAAACGGGCCGGATTCGACTCCGTGCGTTTGCCGATCAAGTGGTCGGCCAACGCCAAAACTACCCCCCCCTACACGATCGACCCCGCCTTCGCCCGCCGAGTCGATTGGGCGATCGGTCAAGCGACGACCAACGGCTTGAACATCATCATCAACGTCCATCACTACAACGAGATGGACGAGAATCCCGCTGACCACGCCGAACGGCTCAAGGCAATCTGGAAACAAATCGCCGAGCGCTACAAGAAGCGGCCTGACTCGGTTTATTTCGAGTTGTATAACGAACCCCACGGCAACCTCGACGCGGCGCGCTGGAACGCCCTGATTCCGGAGCTGCTTCGCATCATCCGTGCCACCAACCCCCACCGTCCGGTGATCGTCGGCCCCGCCGAGTGGAACGGCATCCACGCCCTCAACTCCCTCAAACTGCCCGACGACCCTAACCTCATCGTCACCGTTCACTTCTACGAACCGTTCCACTTCACCCATCAAGGAGCCGAGTGGGTCGAAGGGTCCAAAGACTGGCTGGGCATCACTTGGACCGGCACCGAAGAGGAACGCAAGTTGATCACTGAGAAGTTCGACCAGGCGTTAGAGTTCTCCCGACGCACGAACCGCCCCATCTTCGTGGGCGAGTTTGGAGCCTATTCCAAGGCCGACGAGGCGTCCCGCGTCCGCTGGACCCGGTTCGTCGTCGAGCAGTGCCAACGCTGTGGCTTCAGCTGGTGTTACTGGGAGCTGCGCGCTGGCTTCGGAGCCTATGATTACGACCGCAAAGCCTGGCGCGAACCGCTCCGCCAAGCGCTTTTGGAATCAACCTCGCTTGATTTGACCAACCCATCTCGGCCTTGA
- a CDS encoding M24 family metallopeptidase — MTHLDAIRRALREFGLDGWLLYDFRGNNVLARRVLGLEDKPVGSRRFFYFIPADDAVGPTKLVHPIEPAALDHLEGTKRIYERWSSLETHLKETLAGTSKVAMEYAPGLSNPYVSRVDAGTVEAVRALGVEVVSSGDLIQLFEATWDDDQWAMHRQAEAHTTAAFDLAFGMIAEALKEGRTITEGQVQKLILDHFDACDMTTYSPPIVAVNAHSADPHFENTPATDQPIRPGDFVLIDLWAKLKKPRAVYSDLTRVAFAGSSVPPKIASVFDVVARARDQAVTKVRDTLAEGRPLTGAEVDDAARSIIEQAGYGRFFIHRTGHNIGQETHGNGANIDNLETQDQRRILPRTCFSIEPGIYLPGEFGVRSEINVYIDADGRTVHVTGGPVQTEVLPLIPPV; from the coding sequence ATGACCCACCTTGACGCGATCCGCCGCGCCTTGCGGGAGTTCGGCCTAGATGGCTGGCTGCTCTACGACTTCCGCGGCAACAACGTGCTGGCGCGACGGGTGTTGGGTCTGGAAGACAAGCCGGTCGGGTCGCGGCGTTTCTTCTACTTCATCCCCGCCGACGACGCGGTTGGACCCACCAAACTCGTCCATCCCATCGAACCGGCCGCGCTCGACCATCTGGAAGGGACCAAACGGATCTACGAACGTTGGTCGAGTCTGGAAACCCATCTTAAGGAAACGCTGGCCGGAACCTCGAAGGTGGCGATGGAATACGCCCCCGGCTTATCCAACCCGTATGTCTCGCGGGTGGACGCCGGCACGGTCGAGGCCGTGCGCGCCCTGGGGGTTGAGGTGGTCAGTTCCGGCGACTTGATCCAACTGTTCGAGGCGACCTGGGACGACGACCAGTGGGCCATGCATCGCCAGGCCGAAGCCCACACCACCGCGGCCTTCGACCTCGCCTTCGGCATGATCGCCGAAGCGCTCAAAGAGGGCCGGACCATCACCGAAGGCCAGGTGCAAAAACTGATCCTGGACCACTTCGACGCCTGCGACATGACCACCTACTCGCCGCCGATCGTGGCGGTCAATGCCCACAGCGCCGACCCTCACTTTGAGAACACCCCCGCGACCGATCAACCGATCCGTCCAGGCGACTTCGTGCTGATCGACCTTTGGGCCAAGCTGAAGAAACCCCGCGCCGTCTATTCCGACCTGACTCGGGTAGCCTTCGCCGGTTCGAGCGTGCCGCCCAAGATTGCCTCAGTCTTCGACGTGGTGGCCCGCGCCCGCGACCAAGCCGTGACCAAGGTGCGCGACACCCTGGCCGAAGGCCGTCCACTGACCGGGGCCGAGGTGGACGACGCGGCCCGCAGCATCATCGAACAAGCCGGATATGGCCGCTTCTTCATCCATCGCACCGGCCACAACATCGGTCAGGAGACCCATGGCAACGGCGCGAACATCGACAATCTGGAAACCCAGGACCAGCGCCGCATCCTGCCCCGCACCTGCTTCTCAATCGAACCAGGGATCTATCTGCCTGGCGAGTTCGGCGTCCGCAGCGAGATCAATGTGTATATTGACGCCGATGGGCGTACCGTCCATGTCACCGGCGGCCCGGTCCAAACCGAAGTCCTCCCACTGATCCCCCCCGTGTGA
- the mch gene encoding methenyltetrahydromethanopterin cyclohydrolase encodes MTTPTPSPRRSSEPDSQPESSRLNRRAAREFELLRSRAWEARVAVHGVEGGGIVLDAGIAAPGGLAAGRDLARIGLAGLGEVNLVPAGAVGIGPWPGVQVWTDHPVAACLASQYAGWALSGAAPKFFAMGSGPMRAVAGQEPLFDKIGHREQADAETGVVGVLETRTLPTPEIVGIIAQRCGVPPETVKLAVAPTASLAGTIQVVARSVETALHKLETLGFDLTRLVAGFGVAPLPPVASDDLAAIGRTNDAILYGATVELHVVGDDDSLAQIGPQVPSCASPAHGAPFAEVFRQAGFNFYKIDPALFSPAVVRFRNLTTGRSHSFGRGELEILQRSFESSCP; translated from the coding sequence ATGACCACACCTACGCCGTCGCCCCGACGTTCATCCGAACCAGATTCTCAACCCGAGTCGTCGCGTCTGAACAGGCGAGCCGCCCGTGAATTCGAATTGCTCCGAAGTCGGGCTTGGGAAGCGCGGGTCGCGGTTCACGGTGTCGAAGGGGGTGGAATCGTTTTGGACGCGGGAATCGCCGCGCCGGGAGGATTGGCGGCGGGGCGGGATTTAGCGCGGATTGGCCTGGCGGGTCTGGGGGAGGTCAATCTGGTGCCAGCCGGAGCGGTTGGAATCGGCCCCTGGCCGGGGGTCCAGGTCTGGACCGATCATCCGGTGGCGGCGTGTTTGGCGTCGCAATACGCCGGTTGGGCGCTAAGCGGTGCCGCGCCCAAGTTCTTCGCAATGGGTTCGGGACCGATGCGGGCAGTCGCGGGCCAGGAACCGTTGTTCGACAAGATCGGCCACCGCGAGCAGGCCGACGCTGAAACCGGCGTGGTGGGGGTGTTGGAGACCCGCACCCTGCCGACTCCCGAGATTGTCGGGATCATTGCCCAACGTTGTGGGGTGCCCCCCGAGACGGTCAAGCTGGCGGTTGCCCCCACCGCCAGCCTCGCCGGCACGATTCAGGTGGTCGCCCGTTCGGTCGAGACCGCCCTCCACAAACTGGAAACCCTGGGCTTCGACCTCACCCGCCTGGTCGCCGGCTTCGGCGTCGCCCCTTTACCCCCGGTCGCCAGCGACGACCTGGCGGCGATCGGCCGCACTAACGACGCGATTCTCTATGGCGCGACGGTCGAGCTTCACGTCGTCGGCGACGACGACTCGTTGGCTCAAATCGGTCCCCAGGTGCCCTCATGCGCTTCGCCCGCCCACGGCGCGCCCTTCGCGGAGGTCTTCCGCCAAGCCGGGTTCAACTTCTACAAAATCGACCCCGCCCTGTTCAGCCCGGCGGTGGTTCGGTTCCGTAACCTGACCACTGGGCGCTCGCACTCGTTCGGACGCGGTGAACTGGAGATTCTTCAACGATCGTTCGAGTCTTCCTGCCCCTAA
- a CDS encoding formylmethanofuran dehydrogenase subunit C, whose translation MVNPTATPWQWFLTIHEGFTELPLLAEAIRPESFTANEVPSGSAPPSFKASPDSREPSPSLILGRRRLTLGEVVEVERQPIPASPSSAPPQPRLVLRGDWSRVRGIGRGMRCGQLIVEGDAGAGVGADMSGGTLEVLGHAGSFAGAGMSGGTLRIHGNAGDDCAGAWPGADQGMSGGWVFVGGRVGARAGRLMRRGHLVIQGDADQALGWEMIAGSIVVLGRCGPLPGAGMKRGTLLLAQGTDQLPPTFTRVGPFWSPVLTILLRDLAQRGAFAGQPEGFADHLARRGWVRFNGDRLHHGLGELYLPHDPL comes from the coding sequence ATGGTGAACCCAACCGCCACCCCCTGGCAATGGTTTCTCACGATCCACGAGGGGTTCACGGAACTTCCCTTGTTGGCCGAGGCAATTCGACCCGAGAGCTTTACAGCCAACGAGGTTCCAAGCGGCTCCGCTCCCCCCTCGTTCAAAGCGTCCCCTGACTCGCGTGAACCATCTCCAAGCCTGATCCTGGGCCGCCGCCGTTTGACCCTGGGCGAAGTGGTCGAGGTGGAACGCCAACCGATTCCCGCTTCGCCCTCCAGCGCTCCCCCTCAACCGCGTCTGGTGTTGCGGGGCGACTGGTCGCGGGTGCGGGGAATTGGTCGCGGCATGCGTTGCGGTCAGTTGATCGTGGAAGGAGACGCCGGGGCCGGGGTGGGAGCCGACATGAGCGGTGGCACTTTGGAAGTATTGGGACACGCCGGGTCGTTCGCCGGCGCGGGGATGTCTGGCGGAACTTTGAGGATTCATGGCAACGCCGGCGACGACTGCGCCGGGGCCTGGCCGGGAGCCGATCAAGGAATGAGCGGCGGTTGGGTCTTCGTGGGTGGACGGGTCGGCGCGCGGGCCGGACGGCTCATGAGGCGTGGCCACCTGGTCATCCAAGGCGACGCCGACCAGGCCCTTGGCTGGGAGATGATCGCCGGGTCGATCGTTGTTCTGGGGCGTTGCGGTCCCCTGCCTGGCGCGGGCATGAAACGCGGAACCCTGCTGCTCGCGCAGGGCACCGATCAGCTTCCCCCCACCTTCACCCGCGTCGGGCCGTTTTGGTCTCCGGTGCTGACGATTCTGCTGCGCGACTTGGCCCAACGAGGCGCGTTCGCGGGTCAACCCGAGGGGTTCGCTGATCACCTGGCCCGCCGAGGCTGGGTTCGCTTCAACGGCGACCGGCTCCACCACGGCCTCGGCGAACTCTATCTGCCTCACGACCCCCTCTGA